A single genomic interval of Antarcticibacterium arcticum harbors:
- a CDS encoding site-specific integrase, translated as MPDFTTFSVLFFTRKVNRNSQNLSIYARITINGKCSEMSLQRKTLVNAWDSSKGRLKGTTSRIKELNSYLDQVYSKLLDTHKKLLDKDSLISAAKIKASYLGLDEDHKTIKDIIAYHNEKMKDILQWGTLKNYRTTANYLEEFLMKVKKTDNIYLKHINYQFITEFEMFLRSYKAKKDRKTCGTNGTMKHLERLKKLLNLAIKLEWLEKNPFRSYSFKFEKNDRQFLTERELNILEETKFTSESLERVKNMFLFSCYSGLSYIDLKELTTDQVVKGIDGRDWIYTKREKTQQSIKIPLLAAAKEILKKYQEECSKETNKVFPVISNQKMNKYLKDITQSIGIKKKITFHSARHTFATVITLSNGVPIETVSKLLGHTKLSTTQIYARVLENKISSDISNLDQIIINKKKKGNII; from the coding sequence ATGCCTGATTTTACTACCTTCTCAGTACTTTTCTTTACCAGAAAGGTGAACCGGAATTCGCAAAACTTATCCATTTATGCTAGAATTACTATAAATGGGAAATGCTCAGAAATGAGCCTTCAACGGAAAACTTTAGTGAATGCATGGGATAGTTCCAAAGGAAGACTTAAAGGAACAACTTCCAGAATTAAAGAATTGAACAGCTATCTTGACCAGGTCTATTCTAAACTCCTTGATACCCATAAAAAACTTTTAGATAAAGATTCCCTCATCAGTGCCGCTAAAATAAAAGCGTCTTATCTGGGCCTCGATGAAGATCATAAGACAATTAAGGATATCATAGCCTATCATAATGAAAAAATGAAAGACATTCTCCAATGGGGAACTCTTAAAAACTATCGCACCACAGCAAATTACCTTGAAGAGTTTCTAATGAAGGTAAAGAAAACAGATAACATTTACCTGAAGCATATCAACTACCAATTTATTACGGAATTTGAAATGTTTCTGAGAAGCTATAAAGCCAAAAAAGACCGAAAAACCTGTGGAACCAATGGAACTATGAAACATTTAGAAAGGTTGAAAAAACTCCTCAACCTAGCGATCAAGTTAGAATGGCTTGAGAAAAACCCTTTTAGGAGCTATAGCTTTAAATTTGAAAAGAATGACAGGCAGTTTCTAACAGAGCGAGAGCTTAATATTTTAGAAGAAACGAAATTTACCAGTGAATCTCTTGAACGAGTTAAGAATATGTTTTTATTCTCTTGCTACTCTGGTTTATCTTATATTGATCTTAAGGAATTGACTACTGATCAAGTAGTCAAAGGGATTGATGGCAGGGACTGGATCTATACCAAACGAGAAAAGACCCAACAATCTATTAAAATCCCTCTTCTCGCAGCCGCTAAGGAAATCCTTAAAAAATATCAGGAAGAGTGTTCAAAGGAGACCAATAAAGTTTTTCCAGTAATTTCCAATCAAAAAATGAATAAGTATTTGAAAGATATCACTCAGTCAATTGGGATCAAAAAGAAAATCACCTTTCATTCTGCCAGGCACACCTTTGCTACAGTAATAACCCTTTCCAATGGAGTGCCTATAGAAACTGTATCTAAGCTATTAGGACACACAAAGCTTTCCACTACTCAAATTTATGCTAGGGTGCTGGAAAATAAAATTAGTTCAGATATTTCTAACCTGGATCAAATTATTATAAATAAAAAAAAAAAGGGAAATATTATTTAA
- a CDS encoding PQQ-dependent sugar dehydrogenase: MKSNLLLLFTAVIMSVTACAQKDTTIEKAQTVIDHEMVVDGLTIAWGMTFLPDGSMLITEKNGEVIHFKDGTKQQITGGPEVYQRGQGGLLDIILHPDYEENGWIYMSYASDAGDGDGGNTAIMRAKLEGNQFTNKEMLYKGTPNTTRGQHFGSRMVFDRDGYLYFSIGDRGNHDENPQDITRDAGKIYRINDDGTIPQDNPFVGEPNAKEAIYSYGHRNPQGMILNPETGEVWVHEHGPQGGDEINVIKKGANYGWPVVTYGENYGGGAISDETSHPGMEDPIYYWIPSIAPSGFVYVTSDKYPSLKGNLLIGALKFQYLEHAVLNGKEVTRREKLLEEIGRVRDVKQAPDGTIYVSVEGKGIVKLVEKEIAKTEE, translated from the coding sequence ATGAAATCCAATTTACTTTTATTGTTCACCGCAGTGATAATGTCGGTTACGGCCTGCGCTCAAAAAGATACTACCATTGAAAAAGCGCAGACAGTCATTGACCACGAAATGGTGGTTGACGGACTAACAATCGCATGGGGAATGACGTTTTTGCCTGATGGCAGCATGCTAATTACAGAAAAAAATGGCGAGGTGATCCATTTTAAAGATGGTACCAAACAACAAATTACCGGTGGCCCTGAAGTTTACCAGCGTGGTCAGGGAGGTTTACTGGATATTATCCTTCACCCTGATTATGAAGAGAATGGCTGGATCTACATGTCCTATGCTTCAGATGCCGGAGACGGTGATGGTGGAAATACCGCTATTATGAGGGCCAAATTAGAAGGCAATCAATTCACCAATAAAGAGATGCTTTATAAAGGTACTCCTAATACTACCCGTGGCCAGCATTTTGGATCGCGAATGGTGTTTGACCGTGATGGCTATCTTTATTTCTCCATTGGAGACCGCGGAAATCACGATGAGAATCCGCAGGATATAACCCGTGACGCAGGAAAAATTTACCGTATTAACGATGACGGGACCATTCCACAGGATAATCCTTTTGTGGGAGAACCTAATGCCAAAGAAGCTATCTACAGCTATGGTCACAGGAATCCGCAGGGAATGATCTTAAATCCTGAGACCGGAGAGGTTTGGGTGCACGAGCACGGTCCACAGGGAGGTGACGAGATCAATGTTATTAAAAAAGGTGCTAATTACGGATGGCCTGTTGTAACCTATGGTGAGAATTATGGCGGTGGCGCTATTAGTGATGAGACCAGCCACCCCGGGATGGAAGACCCTATCTATTACTGGATACCTTCTATAGCACCCAGTGGATTTGTATATGTAACTTCAGATAAATACCCTTCCCTTAAAGGAAATCTTTTAATTGGGGCTCTTAAATTCCAATACCTCGAACATGCCGTACTTAACGGAAAAGAAGTTACCCGCAGAGAAAAATTACTTGAAGAAATAGGACGGGTACGCGATGTAAAACAGGCACCAGATGGTACCATATATGTTTCTGTAGAAGGAAAAGGAATTGTAAAGCTGGTAGAAAAAGAAATTGCAAAAACTGAAGAATGA